The DNA window TGCGAGATTCTGCTGAGAAAAGAAGCAGAgcataaagaaaaacaagaacttGTAAATGACCAAGAAAAGACATTGTCGTAATAAGACTTCTAaagaactgttttttttttctcttgcggTTGATGTTCTTGAATACTGTAGTATATAACTCGTTATATAGAAAATTTCTTTGAGTCGTTTGCGTATTAAAGTTTGAGTCTGTGGATGCAAAAAGTAACTCATAATATTAAACCCACAAAAAGTAACTCATAATGTTAACTGCTGATGTCAACGTAGTATTTAAATTTGCGTATTAATGTTATTGCTTTTGTTTGCTAGCTTCTTTTTTGAGATAATTGGAtaaataggatatatatatatatatataattgatttgTATGATGGCAACTTTTTTCCTATAAATCAATGAGGGAGTTCTTCCTTGTCTGACGAAGTTGCTGCTCTTTTAGACCATCTGTTAGACCATCTCCATTAGTGCCTAAATTTCAAGGAGACAAAGTTGCTTACAATGAGTTCAATGGAGCTTCATTTAGTGGCACGGTTTTCATGGCTTTTTTGACCGATGCATCGATTGATGTCTTGCTTTAAGTGTACTAAGATTAGGAAAAGTCGTTCTTATGGTGGTCTAATGGGTAACTCTTTTGGCAACCCTGGAAGGGTTTTGCCTCAAAACAGATCTTCTTTTGACAAcattggtgttttgattgtctACATGAtcataatcttatatattaaaacagaagtcataaccttggttcatgtgtgattttttttaaaatggacctaatagaCATATTCCtaaaaagtcatgttacatttaatctctaagcttatcatttaaattttaggcataccaaaattttttaataggctatgaataattggatttaaacaatagatgattcatttgatttatagatagtataaattgaatagatataatttaatgttgtaatattatacctccatatgttaattatttgtcgatgttaacttttaaaattataaagattttttttaataacaaaattatattatctaacaacgattaatctttactaccttaaaccaatgaaaaaaattttaaactatatagtttattttaaaaattaaacaaaaattaaatgtttaattatttactcgataatataaatctatgaagcgaaaagtttaatttttaagaaactttctaaatttgtgaaatgttacaatatctttgaatatgacaataaaacaatattttactaatgtgtatatatagttacgattttaacaatgaaataataatccgaaaatatatatatagaagaagatacaaatacatgtgaaagtttgaaacaatctattcaatgaaaaaatacaccgtaaacttattatgttttaaaaattgatagacacatatatattataatatataccaattttaaattaaaaataaaatatttatataaaaataaatgaaaacaaaaacccgcgcggttggcggatcgagatctagttggtatttaaaatcatattctaGTCTAATAAATAATCTGCTGCTACTTTGTTGAAGCTTACTCTTCTCTGGTTGTTGTTGAAGGTAATGTGTTggctgaaaaaaagaagaagatgtgacTCACCATTACGGTGTTCTTGAAGGATGGTTCAGTCAGCATTGGTGGAAACACAGAGAGCTGTTAGAGCAATCTTATTGGTGAGATACTCACTAAGTATGTCAATAAtataaacttatcttaaactaaaataaatctatataaattttttaacatatggaatcttaatataatttttttagttttagtactattacattaattaaaaacttaatatactattatattaaactTCAATCATTTCAATTTAAACTATGAATAATGAATCTTGTtagatagatattttattttaagatttataaaaatatataaaaatatttttaatatcatataaagtataaagagtaggtgattttattttattgacaaaaaatttggTCAATTATAAAATGACCTGTGTCATTTGCCAAGGGTTCTCATGAGGTTCTAATAAGATGGGTGCAGAGGAACAGTTGTTAagcttttgatttaaatttaaaattttcatttattttagttacattttaagtcttagatatttttagtatattttcatTGGAGCTGCTTTTATTCTTCTCATTACAACTGTCACGGGCGAGGACATGGAGATGGACCTTGCAATGCAAGCTGATTACTCGTTGCAAAGAAGAGTTTCTCAGATTTTTGGTTGCAAATGTTGCTAGTAGATGTTTTAAGATCCATTTTTCATTTGATCAATAGCTTACTGAACAATTAAAACAAAGTCACACACTCTTATGATATTTTAAGAATAACTATAACGTATTGAAATCGTAATCGTAATCGTAATTGTTGTGATCTACATAAGGTTTTTATACGatatatcttgatttttagcCGATAATTTCTTCACAAGGAAATTCAGATGCACAAAGAGAGACAGAGAAACAGTGGATCGTAAGATGAGTACACATGGTTGTTATATAATTcaagcaaatttttttttttttttgtaactgaattcAGGCAAACTTTTGCTTGGAGAAACAGAGAAGCAACATATATAAAAGATCTTGCGTCCTTTGATTGATTAATTGTTCGAAGAATGTTGCCTAATATTATTGTTCGAAGCCTGCTgactctatattattttaagccGTGTGACATATACAGTACCAAGAATCTTGTGTCCTGGTGGTTAAAGTAGCAATATCTATGATAtagtaaatacatataaaatccaTTCGGGTTAAAGAATGTCTTCTTTCtagtctttttgttttttgtaagaATATCTAGCCTTTTCATTTTTGTGGAAATATAACAAGTGTGGAGTATGCAGACCTTATTGTTTCAAGTGGAGAAGAACAGCTTTTGTCATATCTCCAGGTAAAGACCCACTAAACACACAAttatagtttaaatataaaagaaagaaaaaaattcagattatgatttagatattaaaaaaaagcatTTCAGATTATTTATGACTGTGGACATTCTGCAAAATTTGAGCTTTATTGTTTATGCTTTGGTTTTCTTGGTGTGCAGCAAGTCGTAACCGGTATTTGGAGGTTGGCGGTTTAGaatatcatcaacatagacAAGAACAGCCAAGAAGACGTGGTCGACATATCTGATGAAGAGGGAATGATCAGAATGCGTTTGAGTAAACCCATCACCGAGAATTACACTAGACAGCTTCTGATTCCACTGACGGGAAGCTTGCTTAAGACCATATAGAGACTTATGAAGCTTACACACCGAGTTGGGAGGACACTTCTTGCCAGTGATTTCTTCATAACCTTCAGGGAGACGCATGTAAATTTCTTCATCAAGGTCACCGTTGAGGAAGGCATTGTTGATATCCAACTGCGAAATGGACCAATTTTTAGCTGCGGCAACACTCAGAAGAAGACATAGAGTGCCAATCTTAGCAACAGGCGAGAATGTATCCAAGTAGTCTAAGCCCTCCAACTGTGTGTAGCCCTTTGCAATACCATATTACAATACGAGCTCCAGTGAGGAAGAGAGAGTTTGTTACGATCGAAAGAAAATGTATTGTATTCTCTTATCTGTATTTTACACcgtatacatgtatttatactCCTTTCTATACCGGTTTACTTAACATACCACCGGTTCAATCACTATAAACTCTAATAAAAACTTTTCAGaatctttgaaaattttattgcagaaaattaattaattcaattataattatcataaaatataattagagactaaaattaatttagctTTGATTGATaagcaaaaactaaaattatataaaattaattatattaacgataataataatttaatttttttaattcaaatataaaataaaatattatacttaaattatgtagaatgataaatgacaatcacaaaatttatcaaatgaccgatgagatatattattatttattttgcaaaacATTTTAATAACAATATGGGTGGATAAAACCATATAATAGTAAAATAACATAATCATTCTTAATTTAatccattaaaaatgaaaaaaaaacactcaatgGAAGTACTGATCAAATTCTAGCTTCGACTGAACATTCTCTGCAAAAATGAATGTTACGTAACATTTATggcaacaaaaaatttaaacttcagGGTTTATCCTTTGGGTTTTTTGGTCTGCAGCAAAAGTCGTAACCGATATTTTGGGACTGGCGGTTTGTCCCGTTCACCAGTATATATGAGGATTTAATCAGCTGCTCCGGTTCAAGGTTGTAGAACTGTAAACCGTAAAGCATAACACGTGAATACGAGATGTTGACTCGAGTGCCGCCGAGCCTTATCCGATCACTTACTCATTCTCCAATTTAAGACCAAGACTTTCGCGTGAATTCTTGAAACTAGAATTGGTACGAGGTTATTATACTATGAATCCAATTTAAGACCAAGACTTTCGCGTTATCAAGTAAAATAGGCATCAACCATCTCCACACAATCAAATGTTATGCAATAACTTTCATATTTATAAGGCGAtcacaatattattttttgcataTAATTTAATGGGCACAAGCTTCTTCAATAGCTGCAACACTTTTCTTCACATCCACTCCCATATTGCAGATATTGGCAAGTGCTCCTGCATACTTCATATCGTATTCCATCTTTGCTCCACATTGATTCTTGAAACTTTTAACCTGTGATGTTTTAttcagtatatatttgttttaagggTCTTTAAGTGGAACACAAGTAACAATAATTGATAAGGGGTTGTTACCAGAGTCTTGTAGCAGTCCCAATCATCTACAACAGGTTGTCCTGTTGTTCTTGTGGAAGTTAAGAGATCTAAGACATCGGTTTTTTTGAGTGAAAGTCTAAGAATCTCTATAATGTTCTGATCGATTTGTTTCCTGTGATTTATTTCCTCAAGCAGATTCTTCTGAGCTTCTTGTCTTTGAGGTGACCCCACAGGAGCGTTTTGAATCTGAGAGATAAATATATagtgaaacatcaaaaacagaCACATCTTTCGTTTATGTTTCAATCTTGAAAGATTAGGACTTCACCTTCGTCTCGAGATATAACAGAGGGATATCTCGCGCATCGACCTGCGAAAGCAAAGAAACAATAGATTTAGTTCATATAATCTCCCTGGGACCACTTTCTTTCCTTCTTATGGTTAGAACTTCTTATACACGAAAAATCAATAGACCTTATCCCCGTAGTTTTCGTGTTCAGCACCATCATCAGCGCTAGATTCTGTATCAAATAGTTGGGTTTTGCGAGATTCTGCTGAGAAAAGAAGCAGAgcataaagaaaaacaagaacttGTAAATGACCAAGAAAAGACATTGTCGTAATAAGACTTCTAaagaactgttttttttttctcttgcggTTGATGTTCTTGAATACCGTAGTATATAACTcgtttatatagaaaatttctTTGAGTCGTTTGCGTATTAAAGTTTGAGTCTGTGGATGCAAAAAGTAACTCATAATATTAAACCCACAAAAAGTAACTCATAATGTTAACTGCTGATATCAACGTAGTATTTAAATTTGCGTATTAATGTTATTGCTTTTGTTTGCTAGCTTCTTTTTTGAGATAATTGGAtaataggatatatatatatatatatatatatatatatatatatatatatattgatttgtaTGATGGCAACTTTTTTCCTATAAATCAATGAGGAGTTCTTCCTTGTCTGACGAAGTTGCTGCTCTTTTAGACCATCTGTTAGACCATCTCCATTAGTGCCTAAATTTCAAGGAGACAAAGTTGCTTACAATGAGTTCAATGGAGCTTCATTTAGTGGCACGGTTTTCATGGCTTTTTTGACCGATGCATCGATTGATGTCTTGCTTTAAGTGTACTAAGATTAGGAAAAGTCGTTCTTATGGTGGTCTAATGGGTAACTCTTTTGGCAACCCTGGAAGGGTTTTGCCTCAAAACAGATCTTCTTTTTGATAAcattggtgttttgattgtctACATGAtcataatcttatatattaaaacagaagtcataaccttggttcatgtgtgatttttttttaaaatggacctaatagaCATATTCCtaaaaagtcatgttacatttaatctctaagcttatcatttaaattttaggcataccaaaattttttaataggctatgaataattggatttaaacaatagatgattcatttgatttatagatagtataaattgaatagatataatttaatgttgtaatattatacctccatatgttaattatttgtcgatgttaacttttaaaattataaagattttttttaataacaaaattatattatctaacaacgattaatctttactaccttaaaccaatgaaaacaaattttaaactatatagtttattttaaaaattaaacaaaaattaaatgtttaattatttactcgataatataaatctatgaagcgaaaagtttaatttttaagaaactttctaaatttgtgaaatgttacaatatctttgaatatgacaataaaacaatatttaactaatgtgtatatatagttacgattttaacaatgaaataataatccgaaaatatatatatagaagaagatacaaatacatgtgaaagtttgaaacaatctattcaatgaaaaaatacaccgtaaacttattatgttttaaaaattgatagacacatatatattataatatataccaattttaaattaaaaataaaatatttatataaaaataaatgaaaacaaaaacccgcGCGGTTgggcggatcgagatctagttggtatttaaaatcatattctaGTCTAATAAATAATCTGCTGCTACTTTGTTGAAGCTTACTCTTCTCTGGTTGTTGTTGAAGGTAATGTGTTggctgaaaaaaagaagaagatgtgacTCACCATTACGGTGTTCTTGAAGGATGGTTCAGTCAGCATTGGTGGAACACAAGAGCTGTTAGAGCAATCTTATTGGTGAGATACTCACTAAGTATGTCAATAAtataaacttatcttaaactaaaataaatctatataatttttttaacatatggaatcttaatataattttttttagttttagtactattacattaattaaaaacttaatatactattatattaaactTCAATCATTTCAATTTAAACTATGAATAATGAATCTTGTtagatagatattttattttaagatttataaaaatatataaaaatatttttaatatcatataaagtataaagagtaggtgattttattttattgacaaaaaattggTCAATTATAAAATGACCTGTGTCATTTGCCAAGGGTTCTCATGAGGTTCTAATAAGATGGGTGCAGAGGAACAGTTGTTAagcttttgatttaaatttaaaattttcatttattttagttacattttaagtcttagatatttttagtatattttcatTGGAGCTGCTTTTATTCTTCTCATTACAACTGTCACGGGCGAGGACATGGAGATGGACCTTGCAATGCAAGCTGATTACTCGTTGCAAAGAAGAGTTTCTCAGATTTTTGGTTGCAAATGTTGCTAGTAGATGTTTTAAGATCCATTTTTCATTTGATCAATAGCTTACTGAACAATTAAAACAAAGTCACACACTCTTATGATATTTTAAGAATAACTATAACGTATTGAAATCGTAATCGTAATCGTAATTGTTGTGATCTACATAAGGTTTTTATACGatatatcttgatttttagcCGATAATTTCTTCACAAGGAAATTCAGATGCACAAAGAGAGACAGAGAAACAGTGGATCGTAAGATGAGTACACATGGTTGTTATATAATTcaagcaaatttttttttttttttgtaactgaattcAGGCAAACTTTTGCTTGGAGAAACAGAGAAGCAACATATATAAAAGATCTTGCGTCCTTTGATTGATTAATTGTTCGAAGAATGTTGCCTAATATTATTGTTCGAAGCCTGCTgactctatattattttaagccGTGTGACATATACAGTACCAAGAATCTTGTGTCCTGGTGGTTAAAGTAGCAATATCTATGATAtagtaaatacatataaaatccaTTCGGGTTAAAGAATGTCTTCTTTCtagtctttttgtttttttgtaagaaTATCTAGCCTTTTCATTTTTGTGGAAATATAACAAGTGTGGAGTATGCAGACCTTATTGTTTCAAGTGGAGAAGAACAGCTTTTGTCATATCTCCAGGTAAAGACCCACTAAACACACAAttatagtttaaatataaaagaaagaaaaaaaattcagattatgatttagatattaaaaaaaagcatTTCAGATTATTTATGACTGTGGACATTCTGCAAAATTTGAGCTTTATTGTTTATGCTTTGGTTTTCTTGGTGTGCAGCAAGTCGTAACCGGTATTTGAAGGTTGGCGGTTTAGaatatcatcaacatagacAAGAACAGCCAAGAAGACGTGGTCGACATATCTGATGAAGAGGGAATGATCAGAATGCGTTTGAGTAAACCCATCACCGAGAATTACACTAGACAGCTTCTGATTCCACTGACGGGAAGCTTGCTTAAGACCATATAGAGACTTATGAAGCTTACACACCGAGTTGGGAGGACACTTCTTGCCAGTGATTTCTTCATAACCTTCAGGGAGACGCATGTAAATTTCTTCATCAAGGTCACCGTTGAAGAAGGCATTGTTGATATCCAACTGCGAAATGGACCAATTTTTAGCTGCGGCAACACTCAGAAGAAGACATAGAGTGCCAATCTTAGCAACAGGCGAGAATGTATCCAAGTAGTCTAAGCCCTCCAACTGTGTGTAGCCCTTTGCAATACCATATTACAATACGAGCTCCAGTGAGGAAGAGAGAGTTTGTTACGATCGAAAGAAAATGTATTGTATTCTCTTATCTGTATTTTACACcgtatacatgtatttatactCCTTTCTATACCGGTTTACTTAACATACCACCAGTTCAATCACTATAAACTCTAATAAAAACTTTTCAGaatctttgaaaattttattgcagaaaattaattaattcaattataattatcataaaatataattagagactaaaattaatttagctTTAATTGATaagcaaaaactaaaattatataaaattaattatattaacgataataataatttatttttttaattcaaatataaaataaaatattatacttaaattatgtagaatgataaatgacaatcacaaaatttatcaaatgaccgatgagatatattattatttattttgcaaaacATTTTAATTACAATATGGGTTGATAAAACCATATAATAGTAAAATAACATAATCATTCTTAATTTAatccattaaaaatgaaaaaaaaaaaacactcaatgGAAGTACTGATCAAATTCTAGCTTCGACTGAACATTCTCTGCAAAAATGAATGTTACGTAACATTTATggcaacaaaaaatttaaacttcagGGTTTATCCTTTGGGTTTTTTGGTCTGCAGCAAAAGTCGTAACCGATATTTTGGGACTGGCGGTTTGTCCCGTTCACCAGTATATATGAGGATTTAATCAGCTGCTCCGGTTCAAGGTTGTAGAACTGTAAACCGTAAAGCATAACACGTGAATACGAGATGTTGACTCGAGTGCCGCCGAGCCTTATCCGATCACTTACTCATTCTCCAATTTAAGACCAAGACTTTCGCGTGAATTCTTGAAACTAGAATTGGTACGAGGTTATTATACTATGAATCCAATTTAAGACCAAGACTTTCGCGTTATCAAGTAAAATAGGCATCAACCATCTCCACACAATCAAATGTTATGCAATAACTTTCATATTTATAAGGCGAtcacaatattattttttgcataTAATTTAATGGGCACAAGCTTCTTCAATAGCTGCAACACTTTTCTTCACATCCACTCCCATATTGCAGATATTGGCAAGTGCTCCTGCATACTTCATATCGTATTCCATCTTTGCTCCACATTGATTCTTGAAACTTTTAACCTGTGATGTTTTAttcagtatatatttgttttaagggTCTTTAAGTGGAACACAAGTAACAATAATTGATAAGGGGTTGTTACCAGAGTCTTGTAGCAGTCCCAATCATCTACAACAGGTTGTCCTGTTGTTCTTGTGGAAGTTAAGAGATCTAAGACATCGGTTTTTTTGAGTGAAAGTCTAAGAATCTCTATAATGTTCTGATCGATTTGTTTCCTGTGATTTATTTCCTCAAGCAGATTCTTCTGAGCTTCTTGTCTTTGAGGTGACCCCACAGGAGCGTTTTGAATCTGAGAGATAAATATATagtgaaacatcaaaaacagaCACATCTTTCGTTTATGTTTCAATCTTGAAAGATTAGGACTTCACCTTCGTCTCGAGATATAACAGAGGGATATCTCGCGCATCGACCTGCGAAAGCAAAGAAACAATAGATTTAGTTCATATAATCTCCCTGGGACCACTTTCTTTCCTTCTTATGGTTAGAACTTCTTATACACGAAAAATCAATAGACCTTATCCCCGTAGTTTTCGTGTtcagtgttggggtcaaaatcggtcacgacggaatcaatgtctgaaagtccgtaaaaatcagcataaccgtttttacgaaaagtaatcttcgtaaagatatctttacgaacagccttgcagtaaaatatcgtccaaatctcaatcgaaccactaaataccgattgtccgaaggcaacggacatgtatccaaatcggccgcggacaagctcgagtatggaaatcagaccgcggacaagccaagctcgatcgatacgcggcaaccaagcatgcacacagctcggtcgctacgtagcgaccgagctcgagccaagctcggtcgctacgtagcgaccgagcatctgtctcgctcggtcgctacgtagcgaccgagcccgagccaagctcggtcgctacgtagcgaccgagcgatcgtcccgcccggtcgctacgtagcgaccgagctcgagccaaagctcggtcgctacgtagcgaccgagcgatcgtcccgctcggtcgctacgtagcgaccgagctcgagccaaagctcggtcgctacgtagcgaccgagcgatcgtcccgctcggtcgctacgtagcgaccgagctcagccaagctcggtcgctacgtagcgaccgagcgatcgtcccgctcggtcgctacgtagcgaccgagctcgagccaaagctcggtcgctacgtagcgaccgagctcgagccaaagctcggtcgctacgtagcgaccgagcgatcgtcccgctcggtcgctacgtagcgaccgagctcagccaagctcggtcgctacgtagcgaccgagcgctcgtcccgctcggtcgctacgaagcgaccgggctcgagccaaagttcggtcgctgtgtagcgattgaacctttccgaacgtcaatacgacaccagttcttgcattctcgtcaaaaccttcgaatgctatctcccgtaagaccgtagcaagctcagtccatgtttcccgccattctaattcatcgatcaaacttcgcggattagaaaccgcggaaaactcgtagtaaacgtgtcgagtcggaagacggcccaaagggacctaaaacacgactcgaggcccatcctacgattttcctaatcaaaagcccgtaaaccacagcctggtttacgcttggtccacaaggaaggataaatgtcaagtttccgcggataaatacggaagttttgaagataattgtgaagatcgggaaaaatggaatatctccatttttatgctatgacggcttaagggcagaagagtaaaagcgtaaaccgaccttggagctagtatataaggagtcctaggcgaggagcaagagagggaactttttagattcggaattctctgcacttagaaactttaggcttattctcgacaagttcggtttctatgactggcactcaattactagaagaactcgcccaggcagttcgatctcttgtccagctctatcaattgaactacgttcggcttgatcctcgaaaggggtacgtaggcagcctttaacaaggttcagtccgaaatcaatctaagccttttagatatctttttcgtcctttgttatcgagctgcgactcaactaggattagggttttatgttgctagaactaggtaactcgctgacggcccctgcagccaaagcctttgtattctcttgtaatgatcgcaacgctcttacgcggactcgaaataagatctactattttctctaaactcgtttgttatcttttcatgatttctgcatatattcgatcacttgtcgttggctctcgcagagatccgggacctctgggaaattagggttttcctagtttccttatttaaacggaaatcgacagtgcgaatttcggttcccacagtttggcgctagaaggagggggggttacggattactcttactcatggccacaaaacgcttgatcgaaacgatgtttggatatatgaaagacaaactcgcagcactgactgctcctatggccaacgcttacgcaaacgccgtagttttcaacaaaatcgaaaacttagtcgcgaccttccgccacaggaagagcactaaaacaagctcgcgattcctccctgtaaacaagaagggaaacgataaatcttatcaaaaccccgtaaacaaatctcgatgcataagggt is part of the Brassica rapa cultivar Chiifu-401-42 unplaced genomic scaffold, CAAS_Brap_v3.01 Scaffold0230, whole genome shotgun sequence genome and encodes:
- the LOC117129894 gene encoding vacuolar-processing enzyme delta-isozyme-like, which codes for MSYFLHPQTQTLIRKRLKEIFYINELYTTVFKNINRKRKKKQFFRSLITTMSFLGHLQVLVFLYALLLFSAESRKTQLFDTESSADDGAEHENYGDKVDARDIPLLYLETKIQNAPVGSPQRQEAQKNLLEEINHRKQIDQNIIEILRLSLKKTDVLDLLTSTRTTGQPVVDDWDCYKTLVKSFKNQCGAKMEYDMKYAGALANICNMGVDVKKSVAAIEEACAH
- the LOC117129888 gene encoding vacuolar-processing enzyme delta-isozyme-like is translated as FDPNTEHENYGDKVDARDIPLLYLETKIQNAPVGSPQRQEAQKNLLEEINHRKQIDQNIIEILRLSLKKTDVLDLLTSTRTTGQPVVDDWDCYKTLVKSFKNQCGAKMEYDMKYAGALANICNMGVDVKKSVAAIEEACAH